In Rosa chinensis cultivar Old Blush chromosome 1, RchiOBHm-V2, whole genome shotgun sequence, a genomic segment contains:
- the LOC112178777 gene encoding reticulon-like protein B5 codes for MAEPEEIPGASLMEKIYSHHRSSSSSSSSDDDKPSKKADAVKPDDVKHKAEEHDMPSAHDSVKSNKFRIFGREKPVHKVLGGGKPADVLLWRDKKVSGSVLGGATVLWIFFELLEYHLITLVCHMLILSLGVFFLWSNVSSFINKAPPEIPKVQIPEKCVLDLASALRIELNKGFHVLREIASGRDLRTFLIVIVVLWILSVIGKWFNFLTLFYLSFVLLHTVPVIYEKHDVQIDAFAEKAWIEIKKQYAVFDANVLSKIPKGPVKEKKKD; via the exons ATGGCAGAGCCAGAAGAGATACCAGGGGCGTCGCTCATGGAGAAGATCTACTCTCACCACCGCTCCTCGTCGTCTTCGTCGTCTTCCGACGACGACAAGCCGTCCAAGAAGGCCGATGCCGTCAAGCCCGATGACGTCAAGCACAAGGCTGAGGAACACGACATGCCGTCCGCTCACGATTCCGTCAAGTCCAACAAATTCAGGATCTTCGGCCGGGAAAAGCCCGTTCATAAGGTCCTCGGCGGTGGCAAAC CTGCTGATGTCCTCCTATGGAGGGACAAGAAAGTATCTGGAAGTGTTCTTGGTGGAGCCACTGTACTATGGATTTTCTTTGAGTTGCTTGAATACCATTTGATAACTCTGGTCTGCCATATGTTGATACTTTCTCTGGGCGTTTTCTTCCTGTGGTCCAATGTGTCCTCCTTTATCAACAA GGCTCCACCAGAAATCCCAAAAGTTCAAATTCCGGAGAAGTGTGTCCTTGATCTTGCCTCTGCACTGAGGATTGAACTCAACAAAGGGTTCCATGTTCTGCGGGAAATTGCATCTGGGAGAGATTTGAGGACATTCCTGATT GTAATAGTTGTCTTGTGGATTTTGTCAGTGATTGGCAAATGGTTCAACTTCCTGACCTTATTCTACTTAT CCTTTGTCTTGCTGCACACGGTGCCAGTGATCTATGAGAAACATGATGTCCAGATTGATGCTTTTGCTGAGAAGGCATGGATTGAGATTAAGAAGCAGTATGCAGTGTTTGATGCGAATGTTTTGAGTAAGATACCCAAGGGTCCagtgaaagagaagaagaaggactAG